One Methanohalophilus mahii DSM 5219 genomic window carries:
- the rpsJ gene encoding 30S ribosomal protein S10, producing MAQKARIRLSGIDPINLDGVCDQVKSIADRTGVSIAGPVPLPTKKMVVPARKSPSGDGTASWDHWEMRVHKRLIDIAADERALRQLMRIQVPKDINIEIVLQN from the coding sequence ATGGCACAGAAAGCAAGAATAAGACTGTCGGGAATTGATCCGATAAACCTGGACGGTGTCTGCGATCAGGTAAAATCCATCGCTGACCGCACAGGTGTAAGTATAGCCGGACCTGTCCCGCTGCCCACCAAAAAAATGGTGGTACCAGCACGCAAAAGCCCAAGTGGTGACGGAACCGCTTCCTGGGATCACTGGGAAATGCGTGTACACAAGCGCCTGATAGACATAGCTGCAGATGAGCGTGCTCTCAGGCAGCTAATGCGCATTCAGGTGCCCAAGGACATCAATATTGAAATCGTTCTTCAGAATTGA
- the tuf gene encoding translation elongation factor EF-1 subunit alpha, protein MANKPHMNLAVIGHIDHGKSTLVGRLMYETGAIPQHVIDKFREEAKDKGKESFAFAWVMDSLKEERERGITIDIAHKRFDTDNYYFTIVDCPGHRDFVKNMITGASQADAAILVVAATDGVMAQTKEHVFLSRTLGINQLIIAVNKMDATGYSEDKYTQVKKDVSELLGMVGFKAADVPFIPTSAFEGDNVSKNSSNTPWYNGPTILECLNNLKVPEQPDDLPLRVPVQDAYTISGIGTVPVGRVETGVMKKGQMVTFMPSGASGEVKSIEMHHEEANEARPGDNIGWNVRGVGKADVRRGDVCGESKNPPTVAEEFTGQVVVLQHPSAITIGYTPVFHCHTTQTACTLMSIDKKLDPKSGQVKEENPTFIKAGDAAIITVKPTRPMVIEPVKEIPQLGRFAIRDMGMTIAAGMCMSVKEKQ, encoded by the coding sequence ATGGCAAACAAACCACATATGAACTTAGCGGTTATCGGTCACATTGACCACGGAAAGTCCACCCTTGTCGGTAGGCTCATGTACGAGACAGGTGCTATCCCACAGCACGTTATCGACAAATTCAGAGAAGAAGCAAAAGATAAAGGAAAAGAATCCTTTGCTTTCGCATGGGTTATGGACTCTCTCAAAGAAGAGCGTGAGAGGGGTATCACTATTGATATCGCCCACAAAAGGTTTGACACTGATAACTATTATTTCACAATCGTTGACTGTCCCGGTCACCGTGACTTTGTCAAGAACATGATCACCGGTGCATCCCAGGCAGATGCCGCAATCCTTGTGGTAGCAGCAACAGATGGTGTAATGGCACAGACAAAGGAACACGTATTCCTTTCCAGGACCCTTGGTATCAACCAGCTAATTATCGCTGTCAATAAGATGGATGCAACTGGCTACAGTGAGGATAAGTACACCCAGGTCAAAAAGGACGTATCCGAACTTCTGGGTATGGTTGGTTTCAAGGCTGCAGATGTCCCATTCATCCCAACCTCTGCCTTTGAAGGTGACAATGTTTCTAAGAACAGTTCCAATACCCCATGGTATAACGGTCCAACTATCCTCGAGTGCCTGAACAACCTTAAAGTTCCAGAGCAGCCAGATGACCTGCCTCTCCGTGTGCCTGTACAGGACGCATACACAATTTCCGGTATCGGTACTGTACCTGTCGGTCGTGTAGAAACCGGTGTAATGAAGAAAGGCCAGATGGTTACCTTCATGCCAAGTGGGGCAAGCGGTGAAGTAAAGTCTATTGAGATGCACCACGAAGAAGCAAACGAAGCCAGGCCCGGTGACAATATCGGATGGAACGTCAGAGGTGTCGGTAAAGCTGATGTCAGGCGTGGGGATGTATGTGGTGAATCCAAAAATCCGCCAACCGTCGCAGAAGAATTCACAGGTCAGGTTGTTGTGCTCCAGCACCCATCCGCAATCACAATTGGTTACACACCTGTATTCCACTGCCACACAACCCAGACTGCATGCACACTGATGTCAATTGACAAGAAACTGGATCCAAAATCCGGACAGGTCAAGGAAGAAAATCCAACCTTCATCAAGGCTGGTGACGCAGCAATCATAACAGTCAAGCCAACAAGGCCAATGGTCATTGAACCTGTCAAGGAAATCCCACAGCTTGGAAGGTTCGCTATCCGTGATATGGGTATGACCATTGCTGCCGGTATGTGCATGAGTGTTAAAGAGAAACAGTAA
- a CDS encoding 30S ribosomal protein S12 produces the protein MTNGKYAAHKLKAARKNARWKDTRYSRRTLGLNVKSDPLSGAPQGRGIVLEKVGVEAKQPNSAIRKCVRIQLIKNGRQATAFCPGDGAINFIDEHDEITVERIGGRMGGAKGDIPGVRFKVTAVNNVSLNEMVIGKKEKPRR, from the coding sequence ATGACAAATGGAAAATATGCAGCTCATAAACTTAAAGCGGCACGTAAAAATGCAAGGTGGAAAGATACTCGCTACAGCAGGCGAACCCTTGGACTGAATGTGAAGTCCGATCCTTTATCTGGAGCTCCTCAGGGGCGCGGTATAGTGCTCGAGAAAGTGGGTGTTGAAGCCAAACAGCCAAACTCTGCTATCAGGAAATGTGTAAGAATTCAACTGATCAAGAACGGTAGGCAGGCAACTGCCTTTTGTCCCGGAGACGGTGCTATCAATTTCATTGATGAGCATGACGAGATAACCGTGGAAAGGATTGGTGGACGCATGGGTGGTGCAAAGGGTGATATTCCCGGTGTGCGCTTTAAGGTCACAGCTGTAAATAACGTCAGTTTGAATGAGATGGTCATCGGCAAAAAGGAGAAGCCAAGGAGATAA
- a CDS encoding elongation factor EF-2 produces the protein MGRRKKMVERVKALMSNPDMIRNIGIVAHIDHGKTTLSDNLLAGAGMISQDLAGRQLFMDSDEEEQERGITIDSANVSMVHEYDGNEYLINLIDTPGHVDFGGDVTRAMRAVDGAVVVIDAVEGTMPQTETVLRQALKEHVRPVLFINKVDRLINELQEGGQEMQIRLGKLIDLVNKLIKGMNEERYKAGWKVDASGGTVAFGSALYNWAISVPMMQKTGVSFSDVYEYCRNEDMETLAEKCPLHEAVNDMVIRHLPSPIEAQEGRVGAIWHGDKTSEIGKSMKDADANGDLAFMVTDIAMDPHAGEVATGRLFSGSLTRGMEVSVSGITVKNRIQQVGVFMGPERLEVERIPAGNIAAVTGLKDAIVGSTVTTLEDMMPFESIQHASEPVVTVAVEAKHMKDLPKLVEVLRQVAKEDPTLQIKLDEETGEHLLAGMGELHLEVIGHRIERDKGVEITTTPPIVVYRESVKSHAGPVEGKSPNRHNRFYIEIEPLDPEIIKLIKEGEITMRMPELERRELLMNAGMSKEEAKGLVDIYESNIFLDMTKGIQYLNETMELILEGFTEVMKEGPLAREPCMGVKVKLVDAKLHEDAVHRGPAQVIPASRQAIQAAMLLAEDVLFEPYQKVFIQVPQEQMGGATKEIQGRRGIILNMTSEGDTTVIESKAPVSELFGFAGDIRSATEGRAMWSTEFAGFDSLPTNMVAEIVNEIRERKGLKAGVPQPEDYLSM, from the coding sequence ATGGGACGAAGGAAAAAAATGGTAGAGCGTGTAAAAGCGCTTATGAGTAATCCCGATATGATTCGAAATATCGGTATTGTAGCACACATCGATCATGGTAAAACCACTTTATCAGATAATCTTCTGGCAGGTGCAGGGATGATTTCCCAGGACCTTGCAGGAAGGCAACTTTTCATGGATTCTGATGAGGAAGAACAGGAAAGAGGTATTACCATTGATTCAGCTAACGTTTCAATGGTGCACGAATATGATGGCAATGAATACCTCATTAACCTCATAGACACCCCCGGTCACGTTGACTTCGGTGGCGATGTTACACGTGCCATGCGTGCAGTGGATGGTGCAGTTGTTGTAATAGATGCTGTTGAAGGCACAATGCCGCAGACCGAAACTGTTCTGAGGCAGGCACTTAAGGAACACGTCAGGCCTGTACTTTTCATTAACAAAGTTGATCGTCTGATTAATGAACTTCAGGAAGGCGGACAGGAAATGCAGATCCGTCTCGGAAAACTTATTGATCTTGTTAATAAACTCATCAAAGGTATGAATGAGGAACGTTATAAGGCCGGCTGGAAAGTCGATGCTTCAGGTGGTACTGTTGCATTCGGTTCAGCTCTTTATAACTGGGCAATCAGTGTCCCGATGATGCAGAAGACCGGTGTAAGTTTCAGTGACGTTTATGAATACTGCCGCAATGAAGATATGGAGACACTTGCGGAAAAGTGCCCTCTTCATGAAGCAGTTAATGATATGGTAATCAGGCACCTTCCAAGTCCAATCGAGGCACAGGAAGGACGTGTTGGTGCTATCTGGCATGGCGATAAGACCTCTGAAATCGGCAAGTCAATGAAAGATGCTGATGCAAACGGAGATCTTGCTTTCATGGTAACAGATATTGCAATGGATCCACATGCAGGTGAAGTTGCTACGGGGAGGCTCTTCAGTGGCTCTTTAACAAGGGGCATGGAGGTTAGTGTTTCAGGAATAACAGTCAAAAACAGGATCCAGCAGGTTGGTGTTTTTATGGGTCCTGAAAGGCTGGAAGTGGAGAGGATTCCTGCGGGCAACATTGCTGCTGTAACAGGTCTCAAAGATGCTATCGTAGGTTCTACTGTCACAACCCTGGAAGATATGATGCCATTTGAAAGCATCCAGCATGCAAGTGAACCTGTGGTGACAGTGGCGGTTGAAGCCAAGCATATGAAGGATCTTCCAAAACTGGTAGAAGTCTTGCGTCAGGTAGCGAAGGAAGACCCAACCCTTCAAATCAAACTTGACGAAGAAACCGGTGAACACCTTCTGGCAGGAATGGGTGAATTACACCTTGAAGTCATTGGTCACAGGATTGAACGTGATAAGGGTGTAGAAATCACTACCACCCCTCCAATAGTTGTTTACCGTGAATCTGTAAAATCCCATGCAGGTCCGGTTGAAGGAAAGTCTCCTAACAGGCATAACAGGTTCTATATAGAGATTGAACCTCTTGACCCTGAAATTATCAAGCTAATCAAGGAAGGCGAAATCACAATGAGGATGCCTGAGCTTGAAAGAAGGGAACTGCTTATGAATGCCGGTATGAGCAAGGAAGAGGCCAAAGGTCTTGTAGATATTTATGAGAGTAATATCTTCCTTGACATGACCAAGGGTATTCAGTACCTGAATGAAACAATGGAATTAATTCTTGAAGGTTTCACAGAGGTTATGAAAGAAGGTCCTCTTGCCAGGGAGCCATGTATGGGTGTAAAAGTCAAACTCGTGGATGCCAAGCTCCACGAAGATGCTGTCCACCGTGGTCCTGCACAGGTAATTCCTGCATCAAGACAGGCTATCCAGGCGGCAATGCTTCTGGCAGAAGATGTTCTCTTTGAACCGTACCAGAAAGTATTTATTCAGGTGCCCCAGGAACAGATGGGCGGCGCAACCAAAGAAATACAGGGCCGTCGTGGAATCATATTAAATATGACATCTGAAGGTGACACTACAGTGATCGAATCCAAGGCTCCGGTATCAGAACTTTTCGGTTTTGCAGGTGACATACGTTCTGCAACCGAAGGACGTGCCATGTGGAGTACTGAATTTGCAGGATTTGATTCTCTGCCTACCAATATGGTCGCAGAGATTGTTAATGAGATAAGAGAAAGGAAAGGTCTCAAGGCAGGCGTTCCACAGCCAGAGGACTATCTGAGTATGTGA
- a CDS encoding 30S ribosomal protein S7 produces the protein MNKLFGKWDMTEVEVVDAGLRRYVNVDPIAIPNTGGRHARQQFNKSDLSIVERLITSLMRGEENTGKKQCTMTAVKEAFDIIHSKTDKNPVQVLVEAISHTGPREEVVRLKYGGISVPKAVDTAPQRRVDSALRYIAMGTKQTSFKSKRSFASCLATELIAASNGDAKCFSVNRKDAKERVAKAAR, from the coding sequence ATGAATAAATTATTCGGTAAATGGGATATGACTGAGGTTGAAGTGGTCGATGCCGGTCTCAGAAGATATGTGAATGTCGATCCAATCGCAATTCCCAACACAGGTGGCAGGCACGCAAGACAGCAGTTCAATAAGTCTGATCTTTCAATTGTAGAAAGGCTTATTACCAGTCTGATGCGCGGAGAAGAGAATACAGGTAAAAAGCAGTGCACAATGACTGCTGTAAAGGAAGCTTTTGATATTATCCATTCAAAGACTGATAAAAATCCTGTTCAGGTACTTGTTGAGGCAATTTCCCATACCGGTCCAAGGGAAGAGGTAGTACGTCTTAAATACGGTGGAATCTCTGTACCAAAAGCGGTGGATACCGCACCTCAGAGAAGGGTTGACTCTGCACTTAGGTACATTGCTATGGGTACCAAGCAGACATCTTTCAAATCCAAACGTTCATTTGCCAGCTGCCTTGCAACAGAACTTATAGCAGCATCAAACGGAGATGCAAAGTGCTTCTCTGTGAACAGAAAAGATGCAAAAGAAAGGGTCGCAAAGGCTGCACGTTAA
- the rpoA2 gene encoding DNA-directed RNA polymerase subunit A'': MVKDLPLPSDVKLTLISDSVKAGVNKKQMGEIIEKLLETYDKSCVEPCEAVGVISAQSIGEPGTQMTMRTFHYAGVAEINVTLGLPRLIEIVDARKRPSTPMMTVHLDKEYLEDRDFANKIAWMIEATHVEHLADVTTDLPNMQLVIDLNEKAMNKREVGIESVMEKLEHGLGVSVVQAKEVSNQLLIKLKEPSYRELLQLAKKINTITLKGIDGIKRVVVRKEDGEYRLYTEGSELKKVLEIDGVDPTRTSTNNIGEIYEVFGIEAARNAIIKEATDTLREQGLEVDVRHIMLVADIMSCDGEVKQIGRHGISGEKASVFARAAFEVTVNHLLDAGLRGEVDELSGVTENIIVGQPIKLGTGDVHLVSRNPLQG; this comes from the coding sequence ATGGTCAAAGACTTACCTCTTCCCAGTGATGTAAAGTTGACTCTCATTAGCGATTCGGTGAAAGCAGGTGTAAATAAGAAACAGATGGGGGAGATCATTGAAAAACTCCTGGAAACTTATGATAAATCCTGTGTGGAACCCTGTGAAGCTGTAGGTGTTATTTCTGCACAATCAATCGGTGAGCCCGGTACACAGATGACAATGCGTACTTTCCACTATGCGGGTGTGGCTGAGATCAATGTTACACTGGGTTTGCCCAGGTTGATTGAGATTGTCGATGCACGTAAACGTCCCAGTACACCAATGATGACCGTGCATCTTGACAAGGAGTATCTTGAAGACAGGGATTTTGCAAACAAGATTGCCTGGATGATTGAAGCTACACATGTTGAGCATCTTGCCGATGTCACTACTGATCTTCCCAATATGCAGCTTGTTATTGATTTGAATGAAAAAGCCATGAATAAAAGGGAAGTAGGTATTGAATCGGTAATGGAGAAACTTGAACATGGCCTGGGTGTTTCCGTAGTTCAGGCAAAAGAAGTTTCCAACCAGCTACTTATAAAACTGAAAGAACCTTCCTACCGTGAGCTATTACAACTTGCAAAAAAAATCAATACCATTACATTGAAGGGTATTGATGGCATCAAGAGAGTAGTTGTCAGAAAAGAGGATGGTGAATACAGACTCTATACAGAAGGCTCCGAACTCAAGAAAGTTCTTGAGATTGATGGTGTAGACCCCACAAGGACAAGTACCAATAATATCGGGGAAATCTATGAGGTCTTTGGAATTGAAGCTGCAAGAAATGCAATAATCAAAGAGGCTACAGATACCCTTCGAGAACAGGGTCTTGAAGTTGATGTGAGGCATATTATGCTGGTGGCGGATATAATGTCCTGTGACGGTGAAGTAAAACAGATAGGTCGTCATGGTATATCCGGTGAAAAAGCCAGTGTGTTTGCACGTGCAGCTTTCGAAGTAACTGTAAATCATTTGCTTGATGCAGGTTTGCGTGGAGAGGTTGATGAATTGAGTGGTGTTACTGAAAATATTATTGTCGGCCAGCCAATCAAACTCGGAACAGGTGATGTTCATCTCGTTTCCAGAAATCCTCTGCAGGGATGA
- a CDS encoding 50S ribosomal protein L30e, translating into MDINVDKALLKVIRTGDVVIGANRTIDVATNGDAKMVVVSANCPAYIREKIEETDLPVIKYAGSSMDLGTVCGKPYTITTMAIVDAGESDIIGLV; encoded by the coding sequence ATGGATATTAATGTTGATAAGGCACTGTTGAAAGTCATTAGGACAGGAGATGTTGTGATCGGGGCAAACAGGACCATTGATGTAGCTACAAATGGAGATGCAAAAATGGTAGTAGTTTCTGCAAACTGTCCGGCATACATCAGGGAAAAGATCGAGGAAACAGATTTACCAGTAATTAAATACGCAGGTTCAAGTATGGACCTTGGCACTGTTTGTGGTAAACCGTACACTATCACCACCATGGCAATCGTTGATGCTGGTGAATCTGATATTATAGGATTAGTTTAA
- a CDS encoding helix-turn-helix domain-containing protein produces the protein MPEEIEDETEGKVYNALKESDKPMRSGEVAEAADIDKKVVSKTITKLKKKGLVCSPKRCYYAASEE, from the coding sequence ATGCCAGAAGAAATAGAGGATGAAACCGAAGGTAAGGTCTATAATGCATTAAAAGAAAGTGACAAACCGATGCGATCTGGTGAAGTTGCCGAAGCTGCAGATATTGATAAGAAAGTGGTCAGCAAGACAATAACCAAACTTAAGAAAAAAGGACTTGTATGTTCTCCAAAAAGATGTTATTACGCTGCGTCTGAGGAATGA
- a CDS encoding NusA-like transcription termination signal-binding factor has product MSDIKLSTDAIRYIALFESMTGAPIKDCLIDDDRIICVVNNGDMGAAIGKHGDNINRFKKAVDKHVDLIEYSDDPITFIKNAFGTIPTKSVEISDKNGKKVAYVEVSSMNKGLAIGKSGRNIDKIKRIVNRHHDIEDLILQ; this is encoded by the coding sequence TTGAGTGATATCAAACTTTCAACAGATGCTATCAGATATATAGCCTTGTTTGAAAGTATGACCGGGGCACCCATTAAGGATTGTCTTATAGACGATGATCGAATTATCTGCGTGGTCAACAATGGCGATATGGGTGCTGCAATCGGGAAGCATGGAGATAATATTAACCGCTTCAAAAAAGCAGTCGACAAGCACGTGGATTTGATTGAGTATTCCGATGATCCGATAACCTTCATCAAGAACGCATTTGGCACGATTCCTACAAAATCTGTAGAAATCAGCGACAAAAACGGCAAAAAAGTTGCCTATGTTGAGGTTTCCAGTATGAATAAAGGTCTGGCCATCGGGAAAAGCGGTCGAAATATTGATAAGATAAAAAGGATTGTAAACCGTCATCATGATATCGAAGATTTAATATTACAATAA